Within Metabacillus sp. KUDC1714, the genomic segment CATGTCAGTAATACTATGCGGAGGGTTATTACTTGCACTTAATTTTATTTTTATTTTATCTGTTTTAGGACCTGAACTTTATGGTACGAGTGAGTTTCCCCTTCTTAGAGCTACCAGAATGGTTTCTATCGCAGATTTTCTTGAACGCTTTGATGCATTAATTATTTTAATGATGGTAGCAGGTGTATTTTTTAAAGTTGGAGGTTGGACATTCGGAGCATCTGTTGCAATCTCTCAATTATTCAAGATAAATAATACTAAATCGATACTCCTTGCTTTGGGTACTTTAATTACCCCCTTATCATTATTAATTGGAACAGATTTTGTTGAACATTTAGAAATTGGATTTAATTACTTTGTTCCATATTTCCATGTTCCATTACAAATAATCGTGCCGATCATACTACTTTGTATCGCATTTATCCGTAAAAAGATAAATCCTGAAAACTCTTAATTTACAACCTAAAGGACGCTTTTTATTCCTAAAGAAAAGCGCCTTTTCTTGAATAAACATGAAGTACCTATTAGCTTGTAATTGGAAATAGTATTTGTGTTTTCTTTTTAAAAAAGTTTCTGTTAGTAACTTAGAAAAAGGAATTGAAACAAACCCAGTGTTAAAATCTTCATATGAATTTAACTATCTTGAATCCTAGAAAAGAAAGCTTTTAACCGGGTGATTAGGGTGTACGATTTAATGTAAAAGGCATTTGATGTTGGTATAATTTTTTTATCTGTTCTTTCCGATACATTATTATAAGTAATTAATACCTCTCTGCAGACGTTCGAGCACATAAAGTGTATGTTTAAAATAATTAAAATTATGATTTACCTTTTTTTCATCTATTCCACTGTAAAACAATCCCCAAGCACATTCTCTTACCATATGCATGAACTTTAGATCTTGTAAAATATGAAATTGCTCTTCTTCATAGGTTTCGAAATAAAGCTTTAACCATTCTTTCTCCTGTTCGTTCGAGAACCTGCACGAAAAAGGAATGGTAGCTAAATCAAAGAAAACATCTCCACTTCCAGCCATCTCCCAGTCAATAATATAAAGAAGTTGACCCGATGATATCATGTTCACAGTAAAATAGTCATTGTGACAAAACCTTCCATTGAATTGTTTATCATCGCTTCTTTTTTGAGCGATTACTTCAGCTTCTTTTAGAAAGGGACTCAACTCTTTTGGATAGTCTACTTTCAACTCGTGAGCACCACTTAAATAGCGTTCGATAAAATGATAGGGGGAACAATGACGCTCGTTATCTTTCATTGCATGTATCTTTTTCAAGTGACTAATAATTAATTTTTTTAAGTTTTCTTTATTCAAATCATCCGATGAAATCATTTGACCTTCAATAAATTCGGTAATCACATACCTTCCCTGGTTGTGCGCGCTTATGACTTTCGGAGCAAAACCCTCTTGAGCTGCTTTTTTCATAATTTTTACTTCTGATTCTCTAGTGACATTTAAATACTCATTTTGTTTGCCATTAATTCTTACTACAAACGATCTTTGTTTTGTAATTACTTTAAATGTTTGATTATTTAATCCACCATTTAGCGGTTCAAACGAAACCAATCCGTTCTTTAGAATAGGATTTTCCTGAATAATCTCTTGGATAAACATTATATTTCCCCACTTTCTTACCTCATATTTCTTAGAACTAGAGTGCGAGTACAGAAGATAAATACGTTTTAGAGATTCTATGTGCTATCTAACAAAAGAATGGAAGACTTGTTGATATTTTATTATTTATTTGATTATTATTTTAACAATAAACCATTAAGCATTAGTTCTAAATTTTTGGTTTAGTATATTTGAATTTTTTTGTTATTTTCTTGAACAAAAAGTGGTTATAACATCTTTTACTGTATAGGAAGAGAAAGTGGCATCACTTCAGGAAAGTTAAAAAAAATACAGCCTGAGTTCTAAATTTACGAACACAGGCTGTATATTTCTATTACCTACAATATCGTTACCGAATCATCACGAATATGTTCTAACAAAAAAACAGAAGGACTTTTTCCGAAAAACATTAAGCGGTGCAATGGTCTGGTCATGGACACATAAAGTAATTTCAATTCAATTTCACTAAGCTCAAACAGTTCGTCTAGAGCAAAAAGTAGGACAACATCAAACTCCAATCCTTTGGCTAGCTGTGAATGAACAATGATTAAGTCTTCTTGGTTGATTTCTTCATTTTCACGAAGTAATTGGGTTCGTAACTCCCCGCTAGCATGTTTCCTAAACAATTTTTCTATTTTCACACATTCTCTCTCTGTTTTCCCAATAACTGCAATGGTTTTCATTCCCTCACTATAAAAACGCTGAACTTCAGCTTTAATCTTTTCAACTGCTTCTATTTCATCATTCCAATAATGAAATACGGGTTTATCACCATGTCGAACGACTGGCTCAACTTTCGGAAGATCTAATGGCAATAATGAAAGAATATCATTAGCTGCGTGCATAATTTCTACCGTTGTTCTGTAGCTTTTTTGTAAAGTGGTATACGTTGCTCTTGGAAAAATGTCTTCCTTTACTATGCTCCAGTCGTTTAACCCTCGATACGAGTGAATACCTTGAGCTAGATCTCCTACAATTGTAAACATGTCTGTTTCCAAAGCACTCTTAAGTGCATACAGTTGAAAATAGCTATAATCTTGGGCTTCATCAATGACTACATTACGAGCACGAAGCTCTTTCTTAATACCAAATAGATGATACTGTAAGTATAATAGACTCGCCAAATCTTCTACTTCAAATTGCCGTTTTTTTCTAAGGTTTACTTGATAGTCATAAAAAAAGTCTATTTGATTCTGATCTAATATATCTC encodes:
- a CDS encoding choline/ethanolamine kinase family protein codes for the protein MFIQEIIQENPILKNGLVSFEPLNGGLNNQTFKVITKQRSFVVRINGKQNEYLNVTRESEVKIMKKAAQEGFAPKVISAHNQGRYVITEFIEGQMISSDDLNKENLKKLIISHLKKIHAMKDNERHCSPYHFIERYLSGAHELKVDYPKELSPFLKEAEVIAQKRSDDKQFNGRFCHNDYFTVNMISSGQLLYIIDWEMAGSGDVFFDLATIPFSCRFSNEQEKEWLKLYFETYEEEQFHILQDLKFMHMVRECAWGLFYSGIDEKKVNHNFNYFKHTLYVLERLQRGINYL